The window GAGAACTACGCAATGTcatgaataatttttttaattaaatgggTGGTTGGAGTTGACGTAATTGTGTTAAAAAATTGTCAtactttgaaatattttattgcaGAAATTTGAACCTGGGTATACATCTCCACCCCAGAAGACAAAATCAAATGATACAATACTGACAATAAGGTATGCATTTTTGTCTTTCtcattttctttaaaaacaTACAATTTGGTTATATTTAATCTTTTTAATCGATCTGGACTATAATATAATATTGTGCTGCATATAGGGTAAGTCTGGAAGAATCGAGAACTGGGGCAGATCAAGAAAACgaagaagaaattcttgaaaCCGCAGCTAATAAAAGTGCTACTTACTGCAGATCAGTGGCTCTAGTTGTTAGTCTATCTTTCATATTTTATCTCATTTGAGGTCATATTTCAAAAAATCTacgttctttttaaaatatgatagtTGTATTGTAAGCAAACTCATGCGTAAGGCGATATACTATGGTTTCATGGTATTGGCATTGGCGGAGTCGGGTTTTCGAATGAGGGGTGAAACTAAAATACaaattttcaaaagatttgaagatGATCGAAGTCGTGTTTTTGCGAGTATATCTTACCACAGTCTGTAGTTGTTTAAGACAAGCTGCCATAAAAGtcaaattaaatatgaacaaattGTCCAAATAAAGGCACTTGACTCTCCACGGTGTTGAACTCTAATCGTGATGCAGATGAAAACAACTTAATGAGAATATcttgagattttttttattactgttttgtttttgttttttattttgcttTCCTATTTACCAGATACTCTTCTCATTTTTGCAGTTCACTGCCCTGCTTCTGATCAGACATATCTATGCTGTCCTCGTCGTCGGTGTCGGAGGATACCCGTTTTCACTTCTTACAGTAAGTGCTTGTTATACTCCTATACTTTGAATTAAGTTCTACAGCGTGTTTCACAAACTGATTGAGCTTTTTTGGCTAAAATATTCATGCAGTTGCTGCTAGTCAAGATTAGTGGCATAGTTTTTCCAATGTACATTCTGCTTCGGATTTTTATGGCATTGCTAGACACTGCTAGGCATCATAGTCAGGTAATTCCTTCGGATTATTAACGTCATCCttgtaaaatttcatgaatcaCACGTTCCATAGACAAATTACATTCCCACTCGTTGTGAAATTAAAAATAGACAGAAATCCTACATGcagaatatttttaaaaaaaactctgTTTCACTATTCATGTTTTTGTTTCAGAGATTTATGCatgctttaaaaaaatataataagattttaaaacaccgatgaattataTAGAGGATTTCGTGCTTATTTGACTTAGCGAATGCAATTTACCCAACGATCAATTGGCTCAAGTTAAAGTTGTAAACATATATTGATTGTGAAATGATGTAATTGGCACCGATTCCTTCTGTTGTATAGAATGGAAGAGTTGAATTTGTGTTGCTTGTTTCAGAATTCGGAAATGGGCATGTGAGGGGGAATGAAGACAAGCAAGAGAAGTGTATAGTGACACAATATTTTACCACTTTAGTCAACTAGTTTGTCTTCGGTTGTACATCTTGTACGCATAATATTTATTGTTGAAGAAGAAACAAGAATATAGAATTTTTTACATTCAATTGAAAGGAAGAGAGATTCTGTTTGCAACAGCTACATAAATATATGAGCAGATTCAGTTCAATCTCAGATTGAACACACAATTTTGTAACCCGATTCAATTACAGTACTGAAACGAACAATGCACTGCAGAGGAAAGATGGAATCACTGATCTCTGCAGTTCTGTAAATGGTTTCTACCGTTGTTTCAGAAGCAACCTTGCTCGATTCTGCAGGTTGATCAaagattcaacaacaattgtTTTAGACAAAGACTCCCAGTTTTTGTTAGCTGCAACTTTCGATAAGTTTTGGATGACCAATGAGGCATCATCTTCCCAACTTTGAATGGGTGAGTTCACTCCCGAGATTTTGCCATGACTTCCTTCTTCCAACTCCGTAGACATTTTTGCTGCCCTTTGTAGTACCGCATCAGGAAGTCCTGGAAAATGGTGCTAGTAATAAAACAACAATATCGAGGCAGAAAAATACAGGATAAATGAAAAGCAGCAGAAAAGGTAGATTGAAAGATCATGCAGAATATTCATATTAGGTAGAACATGAAAATTCTTGCTAAGAAGTTCAAACGCTTGAACCTGAGCTTTCTGGGTTTGAAAGTTTCTGGTTTTCTTATTTGTTAGGACATAGTTCCTCACGTATTTCGAATGCCGTTCAGGATTAACATACCAGCTAATCGAGCAACATTCACACCATAACTTCTAGGGCACGTTCCATTCCTCAATTTATAAAGGAAGATAACTTCCTCTAAACCCGTGATTCCTTTCCCGACTTGGCATGCCATATGACAGAGGGAGACCTGCGCAGACGTTCAAAAGCAGTTTTTAGGTCCAAACAGAGTCTATAAATCATTAATCTTCTTCCCCGTTGGGATTTTCTTAAACTATTTGCCACGATAATATTGATACTTCAATAATACGTTACTTTAGGATACAAAATTTTCTGCATGAGTTGCAAAAATCAAGAACCTAAACACACTATAAACATGCCTCAACCACAGAATCACATAAATCGTATTAAGGAGCATTCAATAACATATCCCCAAAGGTTTTTCTATACACCAGGCTGGACAAATCTAAATTTTCAATTAAAAACAAAAGACGCCGTTACCTTGGGATTTTTTTGGTGCTCAATTGCTAATTTGTGATAATGTGTAGAAAACATTCCCCGGCATTGTACAGTGCTGACAAAATGTTCAAGAACTGATGCACTGGCACAAGATATCAGAATAAGAAAACTGAGAATTAGTCTCCTTGATGAATCTTTCAGGAAGTTAAATGGTAGTAGGGTGGACCAAAGATGAAAAATAACACGTATGCTATTATAGATTGATTGTCTCGACCATAACCAAAATGCCTGCAAAATAATTTCTGATCTgacaaatattaaaaataaatgaaaaagtgaaaaaaaatcaaataaattaaagTGAAGTAGCACGCACGCAATGGCTTGGCTATCTGATGTTGATGTCCCTCGTCCCAGCTCATCCAATGCCACAAGTGAACTTTGAGTAGCTGAAGACTGCATTATTAAACATCAATAGGTATAGAACATGACAAACACAATGCAAACGAGCTAAACACTAAACAAATCTAAGGAGCTACAAAGAACTATAAGAACAAACAGATTTTGCAACAAAACCAAACCTCAGATGCAATTAGCTAAGTTCTTAAATTTGAAATGCTCTTAATGTTTCTATGGAATCTACACATATGGTAACTCGACGCTCATAAGTCACCCATGTACGTCTACTGGGCTATTAAAAGAATATTGTAACCACATCTCATGATCTCAAAGAATAATTGAGAAGAACAACCAAAACCATGAGGACTTTTTATATCGTGCCAACGTGGCTACATTGAATCTCAAGATCATCATACCAGCATAGAAGCAGTTTCTAAAAGTTCTGTAAGGAATGTACTGTGGCCAGCCATAATATGATCTTTAGCTCCCATTCGAACAAAAATTCGGTCAATAGGAGACAGCTCAAAACTTTCTGCTggaacatcagctcctatctgGAATAATTGAGTGGAGCCATTAAAAAAGAAATAGGACATTTCAGAGATACTTCCTTTACAGTTCCAAAAACCGACCTGGGCCAAAATCACAGCCAAGCAAACCTGGCGTAAGAGAGTAGACTTCCCACCCATGTTAGGACCCGTAAGAAGTATAAAGCTGGCATTGTCAGAACCACCAAGTCTGATATCATTGGTGACAAAGGTACCATCTCCTAAAGTATCACCCTTAAGAACAGGATGCCCCAAACTTTTAGCACTCACGTGTGGCACTTCATTGGCAAAAGAAGCAGATAGAATTGGACGACATGTTTTTCCTTCATAGTATTCACTTGCAATAGATAAGCTGATCAAAACATCCAGTTCTGAAAAATGTAAATGCCATATGAGATTTTGTCCCACAGACTCTCCTGTGAACAACTCTTGGATATCTTTATGTTACTTTGAGAGGTTACTGCATCGTTATATAATGTGCCATACAGAAGTACTTTCAGCTTATAGATCATTCTGTTATCACTGGGCAAAGCCAGCCACGATATCAGCGAGTGGAGATTTCAGCTGCTACAACTATGTGGATGTCCGCCAACATACCTATGTCGCTATATGACATATACTGTTTTAAAACTAATCATCCGATAAATTTATAGTCAGTTTTATCTCGCATGAAAGATCGATGCTAAAATAACACCAATAGCACACAAGAGCGTGGAAAAAATATCTCACTTCTCAGACAAAGGATGTAATATTCAGAAAACGAATGGGAGGATCACATGATAGTATGAATGACATAATACATCCTTCATTATATACAATGATATCGTACCTGCAATAGTTGAGACCAATTGTCTCCATTTACAGTGATTCTCACAAAATCGTTCAACCAATCTCCGCAGGATGCTCTTCAATTTTGACTCCTTCTCGGATTCAGCTTGAGATAGTTCTCCTAACAATTTTTTAATAACTGGACTCCAGTACCGGAAGTAACCCTAGTGAAGTAAAATAAGCagtcaagaaaaataaaataaagcatgGACAAGTTTATCTTCGCAACACCATAGCCAATAACTTATCTGATCTCCAACAAATCAATGGATGAAAATCAATGTTCGATATCAACTTATAAttacttaataaaaaaaatataatatattgttGTCAACAGAAGTAAATGCAAGTCAAAATTACTATTCATGATTCGCCATGGGCGTGCCAAGCAAAATAATGGCGCATTTGCTGGCTTCTCAACTGACCAATGAGATGTTTAATTCTTGAAGGCTATTCTTTGATTTCAGAATAGttatgataaaatatttttatcagatGAAGAAAATAGAAAAAGGATGTAATTCGGGTCTTCTGTCCTCCATGTATGTATATGAGGAAATACAAAGTTTTTACAGCAACTTTAAGAAGATAAAACTGATCAACATCATTGAAGACAACAACTATGAGATTTTTTGAATGTCATGTTCAATTTGAGAATAAGCTGAGAGATTTCCCTTTTTGCTGCTCTGGTTTCCTGGATTTCTTAAAGATTCACAAGTTTGTCGTAATCCAGTATGAAGTTAAAAATTTTGCTCACTCTTGGAAACGCAGGGCATAAGTCCCCCTATCAAAATCTTCTCTACAAAATAATTTCCTGTTTCTCAAATAACCAGAGCCAAAAATAGCTAAAGACTCCATATTTTTTGTCTTACCTTCTTAGATGATCTTGACTCATACTCCTTTGGAATGCGGTCAGACAAACTTTCTGGCACTTCCAAAAGATACGCGTCTTTTCCAACCGTTACATAACTGATCTACAAAACAATAAAGATTAATGGAATTATAGGATATGATGAACTAAGATGCTATCAGGTTGTGTTTGCTTCACGGATTAGTCTTAGGTTTTATTGCTGATCAAATACCATCAAGAGTCTGATATGAATTCTACGACTACAACCCATAAGAAATCTATGGGCCCGTTATCTACTATTGTCAAGGTTATAGATTATCTCAATTACCAAAACTACCCTTCCAAATctaaaactcgcacttactatGTTTTGCTTAAAGTCGTAtactaatataaaattatttaacaaGATTATGTTTATGATTCGTATATAATTTTAGCCAAACCAAATATAGTTAAATTTATAATTGTCGATTTTTGAGAATACAATTCATCTTTCAGTCTTAATTCTAATGTTGGTTTTATTCTACCAAATCaaacatattattatttatgatggtcaaaagataaaaatataattatctttttattattatcttaATCCCAAGCTTGAGGAATTCGACCaaacatattattatttatgtcaCTGTTCAACACCACATCCAATCATTTCAGCAATCCCAACAAAACTTATCTATAGATAATTCTATCACAGTACCAAGCGTAAGCTTAGAGTAACAATATAATGTGGGGAAGTTCTTACGGATGCATCGCCAAGTAATTTACGCTGTTCTTTCAAATGTTTTCTCAGATCGGATTCAATGTCATTCAATTTTTGACACTCAGCATCATACTCAACATCAGCCCCCTCTCGAGGTATTATACGCCCTGAATTATCTGCTTCCTCCCAATCAAAGGCATCCTTGAAATGCCTCAAAATCAAACTGATATCAGGAATCCCAGCACCTGCTCTATAAGCTGCTTGTAAGATGTCATTTAGCAATGCAAAGTAAAAAGAAATGTTATTGCATTAGTTAGTACCAGGAGCGAAAAGATGATGTAATAGCCTAGATTCAACATTTCCCAAATTGCCACCAAATGATGCAATTGACTGAATCATCAGTTCACATCCGCGAAGAGCTGAAATGAACTCTTGAAGCTGCTTCTTTGATGCATCCTCATATAACACAACTTTAATTGCATTCCTACCATTAGCTTCACTGTGTTCACCCAAAGCACAAAAACATGAATTCCCTATAAGAGACCAATGGGAGATTTcctgtgaccaattatgaataTACAACGGTATTTACAGCATTACCTGCTAGCAAAGATGCATGCAAGCAGCCGTTCCATGTCGGGGAGCCTGATCAACTCCTTTCTAAAATCAAGCACATATGGTCGACCAACTCCCTAAAAAGCCAGATGCTTTAAAATCAATTAGTTGTTCAGTAGATAAAACTCAAGTCATGTAGATGGATAATGTGTCAGACTGACGATATGACTGACAATataagtaaaataaatattgttggATAGGTAGATCCTATGATAAAGGTGCAGTATTCTGTGAAAAATATGATCCATCAAAGTTGCATGAATTTCAGCTCCTCTACAGATAAAAATAGCACTCCAGGAGGAACGATCCACCGACAACCGCTCCATCCCTAGGTTGTTGTACAAGTCAATTTCAAACCACTAGTAAAATACTCAAATGACAAATGAAAAAGTTGAAGCCAGTAGCTGAATGATAAAAAAGAGGTAATGTCTTTCAGAGACAGCACACCTTCAATTCTGCTATAGCATCCTGTCGTTCCTTAATTTGCTCGAGATGATACAAAGGCCTGGCAAGCCATGATCTAAGTAACCTTTTCCCAAATGCTGTAGCACAATGATTCAATTGAGCATATAATGTGCTGCACATATATGAAACCGACAGATAGTTATGACAATGTTGAAGGAGAGagctttaaaaaaatacataacAGAATAGAGTAAGCCGTGCATACCCAGAAGACTCCCCATTTCTGCTGTTTTCAAATATCTCAAGATTTTCTAGTGCAGCAGCATCAAGAACCATGTATGGTTTTTGAATCATTTCACCAAAACCAGAACATGGAAGCAACTCATATTTAGCAAATCTGAGTAGGGTTTCATCCAAAAACGCTTGTCGCAAATAGAAAAGAGTACCACCAAGAGCTGAGAGTGCTTGACTCCCATTCTCACCCAAATTCACAAGGTCAGATAATACCTCTGGAAGACATTTAGAATCAGCACAATTCAAAGACGAGTTGACTACGACATTATTTACAGTTTCAATACATGACGGATCACCAATCGCTGATAGATACTCTTAGCTTCACGAATTGTTTTCTCAGAATTCCAGAACTCAGAGAAGGGAACCAACTCATTGACTAAAGGATTTCTTGTATGCCTAATCAGCGCCTTTTCAGTCTCAGGACATAGCAGCTTAGCAGGTTTGATAATTTCCACAGGTCTTAGTTCAGACAATAGCGAGCATAAGGAAGTGCAATCTGAATCATCCCTGAACTGCTCAAAGGAAGCATAATTGGTGTCATAAATAATTTCCCTCAACAACTACAGAAAGTTTCTTTAAAAATGAAGCCCTGTCATCCACATACATTTTTTGGATGATACAGAATATTTTGTTATTGTATATACTCGCATTTCCAGCTTTTAGGCACAAAGTTACAGATAATCAATGTCAAATGTGCGCATTCTAGAAAGTTCAAAACATGGAATTCAAGCCTCAATATAGGAGAAATAGTAGACACTAGGTGTTGTTTTAGCACCCAAGAATTGATGAAGTTCTTCCTGATATTAGAGTCCACGGACTACGGATAAATAGTTGCAATTTTCATCTCCATGAGAGTTTGAGGATATAACAGATAACTCTGAAAATCAAAACTTATACTAGTTTGTGAATTAATATTTGGTATAAATTTACTGCAACTTAAATTAGTAATCAACCTGTCCAAGAATAATATTGCTTGTAGCGACATCAACCACGCAAACACCAAAGATATGGACTCCTCGTTGATTTGCCAAAATCTGACAACTTTCGGTCACTGCCATAAGATAAGAAGCATCGGGAGTGGTTGAAAGTATTTCTCCCTCTGTTAAAGTTCCTTTTGTGACCACAGCGCAAATGTCCCTTTTAACAACCTGGAAATATAGAAATAACATACCATCCTAACAACTAACTCAATTATCATAAGAAAATATGGTATACAAATCCTATGATCTTATCTTATTTAAAATGACCTTATCTTTGCAGCCATTCTCCTTTCGACGAAGCTCAAGCTGCTCCGGTGTCTCTGTTTGCTCCACAACAAGAACACGATATCCCTAATAAATCAAAGGACTCGTTTAAAAGTACAGTTCAGCAGCCGGAAAAAGAAGAACTCAAGCACAAGAATAGTCTACTTCCAAAACCACCTTTCTAGCCAGCTTCTCTACATTTGTAGAGTAGTTCCTTTCTGGAAACCCACAGTGAGGTTGCTCCCCCTGACAGAGTAAACAGCAACCACATTCAAAGTTCAGCAATATTACACCAAAAGGCCAAGTACAATCTTTCTAACTTTTAGCCACACATCATAAAATTTTCAAGGATGCACAACTTCTCAAGATGCCTCATATCATTTGCAAACATATATACACTACCAGCCGCTACTGAGCCCAAGTACCTTCATGTAttgcaaaccaagttcttttGCTCCAACGTGCGCATCCATTTCAAAAAGTTCATAGAACTTTCCCATCTGATTCAATAGGAAAAACCACGACCACGGTTAAACAATAACTCTTAATAAAGTAAATGGCACTGATAACGAACTTTGGGGCCTGTATGAACTCTAGCTATTACCTTGAAAAAAAGAACCTTATCCATGTGCTTTGACTTAAACTCCCACCATTGCCTCTAAAGTCAAAGAAGCGGCTTTAGATAAACCACCTAGAAATATCAcgaaaataatttataatcatAGAGTGAATAAGTAGACATACTTGGCCTTCAGTCAAACTTTTTACGAAGTTTGGAGGCAGGTAAAGGGTTCTTGAGTCATAGTCCACATCCCCAGGACGTCTTCTTTTGGCATCCCTCTGATCCCTGTTTAAGGCAAGATGCATATTGAATGgcttatattttattttgaaaagaacTCAATACAGAATAGGACTTGATGTGGAATGGTAAAAGGGACATGATATTGAAACATATGTGAACAATGGCAGCACAACAGTTTGAGATATTCcagcaaataaacaagaaacGTTCAGCTAGACTTGAGTATTGCCTCTAAAATTATTTATAGCTGGAAAAATGTGCTCATATTAACTCACTTCTCAAGGAAGCCTAGCTTCTCCATATTGCGCATGGCAAATCTATCGGCTGCATTTCCCCCTAAGGAACAATCTGGTATAGATATATTTATCCCATCTAAAAAATAAGGAAACAGGAAAAAGTATCTGCTCGTCAGAACCTGTCTATTTGCTGGAATATGGAACAATCGTCAACAACGTCAATCCAGTCCAGCAATACCAAAATACAAGTCATAAAATATTAACTTATTTTTACATTCAACACCAAACGAGAAAAAATAATCCATATATCACTTACTATCGGCACTACTATCTTTCATAGGATTGGGTAGCTTGTGCCCATTGACAGCGGGGGGAACCTTCTGGTTACTGCTCTTTAGATTTTCGGAAAACTTGCTCTTCTTCTTACTAGCATTGGACCCCAGTTTGTTTCCTCCGCTCCCACTCCCGCTCCCACTTTGCTTCCTTGGATACACTTTCTTATTTCTATCACATTTTCCACTTTCCTCTTCATCCAAATCCATATCATCCAACCGATCCTCCTCTTCCATAGCTGCTTTTTCCACATTTGCCACCCAATCCTCATCCTCTGAATCATCTTCAAACTTTTCGGTGTCATCCTCTTCATCTTCCACAACTGAAATCTTTCTAAGTCTACGAAGCTTCTTAGCTGGCTCCCCATCAACCCACTCAATGTTCTCCCCCGAAAGATTTAACATTTCCTCCTCGGAATCATCATACAGCACCAAATGCTTCCCCGATAGCTTATCAAACGATTTAACGCAGCCTTCGTACCAAGACTTATCTAATGGCCAATAAACTCTAATCCTCCTTTCAACAACCTCTGGTCCATAAGTTTTTTTATCGGAGTTGGATTTTTCAGAATGAAGGGTCGACAAGTCCGTGCCAACGACAAGCATAGGCTTCTTGCGCTTGGGCGGCAAATGCGATGTGGTGATTGAGTTCGGGCTCGGGCTTTGAAAGGAACTTGTATTTGAGCTAGAATGAGGGTTTTGCTTACGGAGAACTGGGTTGGGCGACGGAGAAGGAGAGGAAGACACTGTTTCCGGCTTCTTGGTAAAGAAAGCGGTGATTTGGCTCTGCTGATTGACCAGCGGCGAGCGACCGTTGCTCGTCTTCTTCGATGAGGCCATCCTACTGCTACTCTTCTATAAAGTCAGCAAGATAATGTCAATCTAGAGCAAGAAAATAGAAGATAAATCTAATTTCCAGAGGGGATGCAACAAGCGATCACACGAATTGCGCAGGAGAAAGAGCGGGAACGGAATGTCACACCCCTGGAAGCGCATAAGGCGGCGAACAAAGGCGGGAAACTGCCGCCGCTCCGCTCGAGCCATCACCTGGGCCTTGCGCTGGGCTAGTTGATTATTTATTTGGGCAAGCAGCCCAATAACTTATATGGATATTTCCAAATTAGTAAGATAGTAGCTCAGGCCTGCtgacaaaaatattaaatatctttcatatttacttaaatttatatcttactaaaattGATGTATATATGTCGATGATTTGTAGTTTATCTAACATCAAAATCttaattttgaaatgatatctCAGT is drawn from Primulina eburnea isolate SZY01 chromosome 10, ASM2296580v1, whole genome shotgun sequence and contains these coding sequences:
- the LOC140842322 gene encoding uncharacterized protein isoform X2, which gives rise to MGGDTVFLADDLRSYSGEISACRICHEEDFQRLEAPCACSGTVKFAHRDCIQRWCNEKGNTSCEICLEKFEPGYTSPPQKTKSNDTILTIRVSLEESRTGADQENEEEILETAANKSATYCRSVALVFTALLLIRHIYAVLVVGVGGYPFSLLTLLLVKISGIVFPMYILLRIFMALLDTARHHSQNSEMGM
- the LOC140842322 gene encoding uncharacterized protein isoform X1; its protein translation is MGGDTVFLADDLRSYSGEISACRICHEEDFQRLEAPCACSGTVKFAHRDCIQRWCNEKGNTSCEICLEKFEPGYTSPPQKTKSNDTILTIRVSLEESRTGADQENEEEILETAANKSATYCRSVALVFTALLLIRHIYAVLVVGVGGYPFSLLTLLLVKISGIVFPMYILLRIFMALLDTARHHSQNGRVEFVLLVSEFGNGHVRGNEDKQEKCIVTQYFTTLVN
- the LOC140842321 gene encoding LOW QUALITY PROTEIN: DNA mismatch repair protein MSH6 (The sequence of the model RefSeq protein was modified relative to this genomic sequence to represent the inferred CDS: inserted 1 base in 1 codon), with the translated sequence MASSKKTSNGRSPLVNQQSQITAFFTKKPETVSSSPSPSPNPVLRKQNPHSSSNTSSFQSPSPNSITTSHLPPKRKKPMLVVGTDLSTLHSEKSNSDKKTYGPEVVERRIRVYWPLDKSWYEGCVKSFDKLSGKHLVLYDDSEEEMLNLSGENIEWVDGEPAKKLRRLRKISVVEDEEDDTEKFEDDSEDEDWVANVEKAAMEEEDRLDDMDLDEEESGKCDRNKKVYPRKQSGSGSGSGGNKLGSNASKKKSKFSENLKSSNQKVPPAVNGHKLPNPMKDSSADNGINISIPDCSLGGNAADRFAMRNMEKLGFLEKDQRDAKRRRPGDVDYDSRTLYLPPNFVKSLTEGQRQWWEFKSKHMDKVLFFKMGKFYELFEMDAHVGAKELGLQYMKGEQPHCGFPERNYSTNVEKLARKGYRVLVVEQTETPEQLELRRKENGCKDKVVKRDICAVVTKGTLTEGEILSTTPDASYLMAVTESCQILANQRGVHIFGVCVVDVATSNIILGQFRDDSDCTSLCSLLSELRPVEIIKPAKLLCPETEKALIRHTRNPLVNELVPFSEFWNSEKTIREAKSIYQRXGDPSCIETVNNVVVNSSLNCADSKCLPEVLSDLVNLGENGSQALSALGGTLFYLRQAFLDETLLRFAKYELLPCSGFGEMIQKPYMVLDAAALENLEIFENSRNGESSGTLYAQLNHCATAFGKRLLRSWLARPLYHLEQIKERQDAIAELKGVGRPYVLDFRKELIRLPDMERLLACIFASSEANGRNAIKVVLYEDASKKQLQEFISALRGCELMIQSIASFGGNLGNVESRLLHHLFAPGAGIPDISLILRHFKDAFDWEEADNSGRIIPREGADVEYDAECQKLNDIESDLRKHLKEQRKLLGDASISYVTVGKDAYLLEVPESLSDRIPKEYESRSSKKGYFRYWSPVIKKLLGELSQAESEKESKLKSILRRLVERFCENHCKWRQLVSTIAELDVLISLSIASEYYEGKTCRPILSASFANEVPHVSAKSLGHPVLKGDTLGDGTFVTNDIRLGGSDNASFILLTGPNMGGKSTLLRQVCLAVILAQIGADVPAESFELSPIDRIFVRMGAKDHIMAGHSTFLTELLETASMLSSATQSSLVALDELGRGTSTSDSQAIAASVLEHFVSTVQCRGMFSTHYHKLAIEHQKNPKVSLCHMACQVGKGITGLEEVIFLYKLRNGTCPRSYGVNVARLAGLPDAVLQRAAKMSTELEEGSHGKISGVNSPIQSWEDDASLVIQNLSKVAANKNWESLSKTIVVESLINLQNRARLLLKQR